From one Lysinibacillus sp. G4S2 genomic stretch:
- the rpsO gene encoding 30S ribosomal protein S15, whose amino-acid sequence MAISKERKNEIIAEYRTHESDTGSPEVQVAVLTEEINALNAHLRTHKKDFHSERGLLKMVGRRRHLLKYLRETDVQRYRELITRLGLRR is encoded by the coding sequence ATGGCTATTTCAAAAGAACGTAAAAACGAAATTATTGCTGAGTACCGTACTCACGAAAGTGATACTGGTTCTCCAGAAGTACAAGTTGCAGTATTAACAGAGGAAATTAACGCTCTAAATGCTCACTTACGTACACACAAAAAAGATTTCCACTCTGAGCGTGGTCTTCTTAAAATGGTAGGTCGTCGCCGTCACTTATTAAAATATCTTCGTGAAACTGACGTACAACGTTACCGTGAACTAATCACTCGTTTAGGCTTACGTCGCTAA
- the pnp gene encoding polyribonucleotide nucleotidyltransferase — translation MNEKKVYSYEWAGRPLVIEVGQLAKQANGAVLVRYGDTSVLSTATMSKSPKPLDFFPLTVNYEERLYAAGKIPGGFIKREGRPSEKAILASRLIDRPIRPMFPDGFRNEVQVISMVMSNDPDCTSEMAAMVGSSLALAISDIPFGGPIAGVQVGYIDGKFIVNPTVEQSNQSTVHLSVAGNKDAINMVEAGALEVPEEVMLEAIMFGHEEIKKIIALQEQIVAEVGKEKLPITLFEIDEAIQADIKTACETDMHDAIQTAEKHARDEAIKAVKERVIASYEEQEADDETMKQVYTILDKMVKDEVRRQITEDKVRPDGRKLDEIRPLSSETGLLQRTHGSGLFTRGQTQALSICTLGALGDVQIIDGLGVEESKRFMHHYNFPQFSVGETGPIRGPGRREIGHGALGERALDAVIPDESVFPYTIRCVSEVLESNGSTSQASICASTLAMMDAGVPLKAPVAGIAMGLIKKGEHYSILTDIQGMEDHLGDMDFKVAGTAKGVTALQMDIKIDGLSRNILEEALTQAKIGRMHILESMLATLAEPREKLSTFAPKIVIVKINPDKIRDVIGPGGKQINKIIEETGVKIDTEQDGTIYISSADEEMNARAKQIIEDIVREAKVGEYYLSTVKRIEKFGAFCEIFPGKDGLLHISEIQEERTKQVEDVLKLGDQLLVKVIEIDKQGRVNLSRKVVIQEEKERAEQDK, via the coding sequence ATGAACGAAAAGAAAGTCTATTCCTATGAATGGGCTGGCCGTCCGCTTGTAATCGAAGTTGGACAGTTAGCAAAACAAGCAAATGGGGCCGTTTTAGTACGCTATGGTGATACATCTGTACTTTCAACAGCAACAATGTCAAAATCACCAAAACCACTTGATTTCTTCCCATTAACAGTAAACTACGAAGAACGTTTATACGCAGCAGGTAAAATTCCTGGTGGCTTTATTAAACGTGAAGGACGTCCGTCTGAAAAAGCAATACTAGCAAGCCGTTTAATCGACCGTCCGATTCGTCCGATGTTCCCAGACGGTTTCCGTAATGAAGTACAAGTAATTTCGATGGTTATGTCTAACGATCCAGATTGCACGTCTGAAATGGCTGCAATGGTTGGTTCATCATTAGCGTTAGCTATCTCGGATATTCCATTCGGTGGACCGATTGCAGGTGTACAAGTTGGATATATTGACGGTAAATTTATTGTGAACCCAACAGTGGAACAATCTAATCAATCAACAGTCCATTTATCTGTAGCAGGTAACAAGGATGCTATCAACATGGTTGAAGCAGGTGCACTAGAAGTACCGGAAGAAGTAATGCTAGAAGCCATTATGTTCGGTCATGAAGAAATCAAAAAAATTATTGCTCTCCAAGAGCAAATTGTTGCAGAAGTAGGGAAAGAAAAATTACCGATAACATTATTTGAAATTGATGAAGCGATTCAAGCAGATATAAAAACAGCTTGTGAGACTGACATGCATGATGCTATTCAAACTGCTGAAAAACATGCACGTGATGAGGCTATTAAAGCGGTAAAAGAACGTGTTATTGCTTCTTATGAAGAGCAAGAAGCTGATGATGAAACAATGAAGCAAGTTTATACAATTCTAGATAAAATGGTTAAAGACGAAGTACGTCGTCAGATTACAGAAGATAAAGTTCGTCCAGATGGTCGTAAGTTAGACGAAATCCGTCCACTTTCTTCTGAAACTGGCTTATTACAACGTACTCACGGTTCAGGATTATTTACGCGTGGACAAACACAAGCCCTTTCTATTTGTACATTAGGTGCACTTGGTGATGTACAAATTATCGACGGTTTAGGTGTGGAAGAATCAAAACGCTTTATGCATCACTATAACTTCCCGCAATTCTCTGTAGGGGAAACTGGCCCTATTCGTGGACCAGGTCGTCGTGAAATCGGTCATGGTGCACTAGGAGAGCGTGCTCTTGATGCGGTAATTCCAGATGAATCAGTATTCCCATATACAATCCGTTGTGTATCAGAAGTACTTGAGTCAAACGGTTCTACATCACAAGCTTCTATCTGTGCTTCAACATTAGCGATGATGGATGCTGGTGTTCCATTAAAAGCACCTGTAGCAGGTATTGCAATGGGTCTTATTAAAAAAGGCGAACATTACTCTATTTTAACTGATATTCAAGGTATGGAAGACCACCTTGGAGATATGGACTTTAAAGTTGCAGGTACAGCTAAAGGTGTAACAGCACTTCAAATGGACATTAAAATTGATGGTTTATCACGCAACATTTTAGAAGAAGCATTAACACAAGCTAAAATTGGCCGTATGCACATTTTAGAATCAATGCTTGCTACTCTTGCAGAACCACGTGAAAAATTATCTACATTTGCACCGAAAATTGTCATCGTGAAAATTAATCCTGATAAAATTCGTGATGTTATCGGACCTGGCGGTAAACAAATTAACAAAATTATTGAAGAAACTGGCGTAAAAATTGATACGGAGCAAGATGGTACAATTTACATCTCTTCAGCAGATGAAGAAATGAACGCTCGTGCAAAACAAATTATCGAAGACATCGTACGTGAAGCGAAAGTTGGCGAGTATTACTTATCAACAGTTAAACGTATTGAAAAATTCGGTGCGTTCTGCGAAATATTCCCAGGTAAAGATGGTTTACTTCACATCTCTGAAATTCAAGAGGAACGTACAAAACAAGTTGAAGATGTCTTAAAACTTGGCGATCAATTACTTGTAAAAGTTATTGAAATTGACAAGCAAGGTCGTGTGAATTTATCTCGTAAAGTAGTGATCCAAGAGGAAAAAGAACGCGCTGAGCAAGATAAATAA
- a CDS encoding pitrilysin family protein: MVQVHTCQNGVRIVSEQIDHVRSVALGIFVNAGSRYELPEENGITHFIEHMLFKGTKTRTARQIAEEFDRIGGELNAFTSKENTCYYAKILDHHAELAVTILADMFFNSTFAEEELEKERQVVLEEILMSEDAPDDDVHEKLWGVMYPNDALGRPILGTAATLKTFTAKKIRNYMAKHYGPESVVISIAGNISAKLMQTIEDLFGQYQPSPLAVEPVLSNPHFHPGEISKTRDTEQAHLAISYPAIGVKDSDMYSFIALNNIIGGNMSSRLFQEVREERGLAYSIFSYQSCYADVGAFTIYGSTSRQQLSQLQHTIDATLLDIVAGGVTEEELMNAKEQLKGSFVLGLEGTGARMNRNGTSELVHRKHRSVDEVLASIDVVSMESVNRLIAKILKAEPAISIIGPEA, from the coding sequence TTGGTACAAGTACATACATGTCAGAATGGTGTGCGTATTGTGTCTGAGCAAATCGATCATGTAAGATCAGTTGCGCTAGGCATTTTTGTTAATGCAGGATCTCGTTATGAGCTACCTGAGGAAAATGGCATTACACATTTTATAGAACATATGCTTTTTAAAGGAACAAAAACTCGAACAGCTCGTCAAATTGCTGAAGAATTTGACCGAATTGGTGGAGAGTTAAATGCCTTTACATCCAAGGAAAATACTTGTTATTATGCAAAGATTTTAGACCATCATGCTGAGCTTGCCGTTACAATATTAGCAGATATGTTCTTTAACTCTACATTTGCAGAAGAAGAGTTAGAGAAAGAACGACAAGTTGTGCTAGAGGAAATATTAATGAGTGAAGACGCACCTGATGACGATGTTCATGAAAAGCTATGGGGAGTTATGTATCCGAATGATGCACTCGGTCGTCCAATACTAGGAACTGCGGCTACTTTGAAAACATTTACAGCAAAAAAAATACGTAACTATATGGCTAAACATTATGGTCCAGAGTCAGTTGTTATTTCAATAGCGGGAAATATTTCTGCAAAGCTCATGCAAACAATTGAAGACTTATTTGGCCAATATCAACCATCACCACTTGCGGTTGAACCTGTGCTATCGAATCCTCATTTTCATCCAGGAGAGATTTCAAAAACTCGTGATACGGAGCAAGCGCATTTAGCCATTTCTTATCCAGCAATTGGTGTAAAAGATTCAGATATGTATAGCTTCATCGCACTTAATAATATTATAGGTGGTAATATGAGTTCTCGTTTGTTCCAAGAAGTACGTGAGGAACGTGGTTTAGCCTATTCAATATTTTCTTACCAATCCTGTTATGCTGATGTTGGGGCATTTACGATTTATGGTAGTACAAGTCGTCAGCAATTATCACAGCTTCAGCATACAATTGATGCGACATTACTTGATATCGTGGCAGGTGGCGTGACAGAGGAAGAACTTATGAATGCGAAGGAACAGCTGAAGGGTAGTTTTGTACTCGGTCTAGAAGGGACAGGCGCTCGTATGAATCGTAACGGTACAAGTGAGTTAGTGCATCGCAAACATCGTTCAGTAGACGAAGTATTAGCGTCAATCGATGTCGTTTCAATGGAATCAGTAAATCGTTTAATAGCAAAAATCTTGAAAGCTGAGCCAGCCATTTCAATAATCGGCCCAGAAGCTTAA
- a CDS encoding ABC-2 transporter permease → MQALLLQRIMVQKWSILFAAIICMIISFTEIPILDSPSIGIFVVVFSASIVGGIYEDDQKANWELFVNSLPLTRKTQLQADFLYCHGVVILLFILIAPAYFSQTAANGNFSEHFAMYFAYISSASLLISIQFYIHHLDETKRMRYFRMMTAIFLIFIISFPIHYFLSQVVENLLIILIPTIMSIIISIFILLQSLTLYLAREVF, encoded by the coding sequence ATGCAGGCTTTACTTTTACAAAGAATAATGGTGCAAAAATGGTCCATTCTTTTTGCAGCTATTATTTGTATGATCATTAGTTTCACGGAAATACCTATTTTAGACAGTCCCTCAATAGGAATATTTGTTGTAGTTTTTTCTGCTTCCATTGTTGGAGGAATCTACGAGGACGATCAAAAAGCAAATTGGGAGTTGTTTGTAAATAGTCTACCTTTGACGAGAAAAACACAGTTACAGGCTGATTTTCTATATTGTCACGGCGTAGTGATCCTACTTTTTATTCTAATAGCACCTGCTTATTTTTCACAAACTGCAGCAAACGGTAATTTTTCAGAGCATTTCGCCATGTACTTCGCCTATATTAGCAGCGCTTCTTTACTCATCTCCATCCAGTTTTATATCCATCATCTAGACGAGACAAAGCGGATGCGTTATTTTAGAATGATGACAGCCATCTTCCTTATTTTTATAATTAGTTTCCCTATCCATTACTTTTTATCTCAAGTAGTAGAAAATTTATTGATAATTTTGATCCCTACAATCATGAGCATCATCATTAGTATTTTTATTTTACTTCAAAGCCTTACCTTATATTTAGCAAGAGAGGTTTTTTAA
- a CDS encoding ABC-2 transporter permease, whose protein sequence is MAGLILKDLMTIQRQIKAQAFVLIFFLFISIFMQQALMLFTIIIFVVTFQAITALTYDEQSSWDKYANTLPISKGDIILSKYILSIVLLIFGLILALPIVFIIHRFTNNWASTEFFLTFNLIVALAFCMLALLLPIYIKFGSNKGRMVLIAFCFIPSFLFSLLNEHLPDMTLALSDLKQFMFLAPFAGLLILWLSSLISTAIYKRKEF, encoded by the coding sequence ATGGCAGGTCTTATCTTAAAAGATTTAATGACGATTCAACGTCAAATAAAAGCTCAGGCCTTCGTGTTGATTTTTTTCCTATTCATATCAATTTTTATGCAACAAGCTTTAATGCTCTTTACGATTATTATTTTTGTCGTGACCTTTCAAGCTATAACTGCTCTTACGTATGATGAACAAAGCAGCTGGGATAAATATGCGAATACTTTACCCATTTCAAAAGGGGACATCATACTTAGTAAATATATACTTAGTATCGTTCTTTTGATTTTTGGACTCATCCTCGCACTACCGATTGTATTCATTATTCATCGTTTTACGAATAATTGGGCATCTACAGAGTTTTTTCTAACATTTAATCTTATTGTGGCGTTAGCCTTTTGTATGCTAGCACTATTATTACCGATTTACATTAAATTTGGTTCCAATAAAGGAAGAATGGTTCTTATTGCTTTTTGCTTCATACCTAGCTTTTTATTTAGTCTTTTAAACGAGCATTTACCAGATATGACATTAGCATTGTCAGACTTAAAACAGTTTATGTTTTTAGCTCCGTTTGCTGGACTTTTAATCTTATGGCTATCTTCTCTGATTTCAACTGCCATATATAAACGGAAAGAATTTTAA
- a CDS encoding ABC transporter ATP-binding protein, which yields MNAIEIHDLHKSFEGFALSDVSFSVPQGTVMGFVGENGAGKSTTIKCILNLLKKEYGEILLFGKDIVEHELSIKNDIGVVFDDLHVPETLNATQLDKIMKKVFKTWDSDFYFERLAQFKVPKRKNVKELSRGMRMKLSIALALSHHPKLLILDEPTSGLDPIIRDEILDLFLTFMQDETHSILFSSHITSDLEKIADYITFIHNGEILFSEGKDVLLYEYGIFKGNKEEVSEIPEHAIIRKRNGAFGIEALVLKNEVNEVFSLEKPSIEDIMLFYVKGSV from the coding sequence ATGAATGCTATTGAAATTCATGATTTACATAAAAGCTTTGAAGGGTTTGCTCTTAGTGATGTAAGTTTTTCAGTACCTCAAGGCACTGTCATGGGCTTTGTAGGAGAAAATGGCGCTGGGAAGTCTACTACAATTAAATGCATACTTAACTTATTAAAAAAAGAATATGGCGAAATTCTGTTATTCGGGAAGGATATTGTCGAACATGAATTATCGATAAAAAACGACATCGGTGTGGTTTTTGACGATTTACATGTTCCTGAAACGCTCAATGCGACGCAGCTCGACAAAATCATGAAAAAAGTATTTAAAACGTGGGATTCAGACTTTTATTTTGAGCGATTAGCACAATTTAAAGTTCCAAAGAGGAAGAACGTAAAAGAATTATCCCGGGGAATGAGGATGAAGCTGTCCATTGCATTAGCATTATCGCATCATCCAAAATTGTTAATTTTAGATGAACCAACGAGTGGACTAGATCCAATTATACGTGATGAAATTCTCGATTTATTTTTAACGTTTATGCAGGATGAAACACATAGCATTTTATTTTCTTCTCATATAACAAGTGATTTAGAAAAGATTGCTGACTATATTACATTCATTCATAACGGCGAAATTTTATTTAGTGAAGGTAAAGACGTACTGCTCTACGAGTACGGAATATTTAAAGGCAATAAAGAGGAAGTAAGTGAAATACCAGAACATGCCATTATAAGAAAACGTAATGGAGCCTTTGGTATAGAAGCCTTAGTTCTAAAAAATGAAGTAAACGAAGTATTTTCTCTTGAAAAGCCTTCTATAGAAGATATTATGCTATTTTATGTGAAAGGTAGTGTTTGA
- a CDS encoding GntR family transcriptional regulator gives MHIHLSNASNKPIYEQITLQLKEAILANKLQAGDALPSIRALAKDLKISVMTTKRAYADLERDGFIETVAGKGSFVTERNQDFLREELLRQVEEHMQKAVKTAKTAGLTKEELQELLSLILEEDN, from the coding sequence GTGCATATCCATTTAAGCAACGCTAGCAATAAGCCCATTTACGAGCAAATAACCTTACAGCTTAAGGAAGCTATATTAGCAAATAAATTACAGGCCGGTGATGCACTACCTTCTATTCGTGCACTTGCAAAGGATTTAAAAATTAGCGTTATGACAACGAAGCGTGCTTATGCAGATTTAGAGCGAGATGGATTTATCGAAACGGTGGCCGGGAAAGGAAGCTTTGTTACAGAACGAAATCAAGATTTTCTGCGCGAGGAATTATTACGCCAAGTTGAAGAGCATATGCAGAAAGCGGTTAAAACGGCAAAAACGGCTGGGCTGACAAAAGAGGAATTACAGGAGTTACTTTCATTAATTTTGGAGGAGGACAACTAA
- a CDS encoding sporulation protein, YlmC/YmxH family gives MLLSEMVDKELIQVEGGVHFGILAHTECLLDVQTGKIHGFEIVKDKLPFQKKKVKVSEMIPWHEIILIGEDRILFNKTTTVQSEFLQ, from the coding sequence ATGTTACTATCAGAGATGGTGGATAAAGAGTTAATTCAAGTTGAAGGTGGCGTACATTTTGGTATACTGGCACATACAGAATGTCTCTTAGATGTGCAAACTGGAAAGATACATGGCTTTGAGATTGTTAAAGATAAGTTGCCATTCCAAAAAAAGAAAGTGAAAGTTAGTGAAATGATCCCTTGGCATGAAATTATACTAATTGGTGAAGATCGGATTTTATTTAATAAAACAACGACGGTACAGTCAGAATTTTTACAGTGA
- a CDS encoding dipicolinate synthase yields MENEKWLVIGEDLRLKELATMLRSPSRTVFYKRTSVWNEELNKLVLEFQPNRIILPILPLKIVVEQLYGISQVKFYTGRLTMHWKHLLERNKTNCYLQQESFIWQNARLTAEGFIATFYGLEQKCIYGQNFTIAGFGRTAKMLASLLVKMGANVHIVARSVVQVSEAKAYGYKATNLDDRQWSISDGIFINTIPAKWITDSFKEHVPTVLYDLASEPGCLDIDAEQLQTYVLLPSLPGKYFAHDAATILCKAIEEEENC; encoded by the coding sequence TTGGAAAATGAAAAATGGCTTGTTATCGGTGAAGATCTAAGATTAAAGGAATTAGCTACAATGCTAAGAAGCCCATCGAGAACTGTATTTTATAAAAGAACGTCAGTTTGGAATGAGGAATTAAATAAGCTTGTATTAGAATTCCAACCAAATAGAATTATTCTGCCCATACTTCCGCTGAAAATTGTAGTGGAACAACTGTATGGCATATCACAAGTTAAATTTTATACAGGGCGTTTAACTATGCATTGGAAGCATTTACTTGAGAGAAATAAAACAAATTGCTATTTGCAGCAAGAATCTTTTATTTGGCAAAACGCAAGATTAACAGCGGAGGGATTTATCGCCACGTTTTACGGACTCGAGCAGAAATGTATTTACGGACAAAACTTTACTATCGCAGGGTTTGGGCGCACCGCCAAAATGCTCGCTTCTTTACTCGTCAAGATGGGCGCTAATGTCCATATTGTAGCGCGTTCAGTTGTACAAGTGAGTGAAGCAAAAGCATATGGTTATAAAGCTACGAATTTAGATGATCGCCAATGGTCAATTAGTGATGGAATTTTTATTAATACGATTCCAGCTAAGTGGATTACTGATTCATTTAAAGAACATGTCCCAACTGTACTATATGATTTGGCTTCAGAGCCTGGCTGTTTAGATATAGACGCTGAACAATTACAAACGTATGTGCTATTGCCGTCATTACCCGGGAAATACTTTGCACATGATGCAGCTACAATACTGTGCAAGGCAATAGAGGAGGAAGAAAATTGCTAA
- a CDS encoding dipicolinate synthase subunit B, with protein MLIGKRIGLGITASHCTYEDVVPKIQNFIDVGATVIPIITHSVLHAATRFGTGEEWIAKIEELTGEKVISSIKEAEPFGPSNPLDAMVIAPMTGNSISKFANAATDSPVLMAAKATLRNGSPVILGISTNDALGLNSLNIMKLLNAKNIYFIPFGQDSPHSKPNSLIADFEQMVATVHEAITEKKQLQPLLIQYFK; from the coding sequence TTGCTAATAGGGAAACGAATTGGTTTAGGTATTACAGCCTCCCATTGCACGTATGAGGATGTAGTACCTAAAATTCAAAACTTTATAGACGTAGGGGCAACAGTTATCCCAATAATTACACACTCCGTTTTACATGCAGCTACGCGTTTTGGTACTGGGGAGGAGTGGATAGCAAAAATAGAGGAGTTGACTGGAGAAAAGGTTATTTCCTCTATTAAAGAGGCAGAACCATTCGGACCATCCAATCCATTGGATGCGATGGTTATAGCTCCGATGACAGGCAATAGTATTAGTAAATTTGCTAATGCAGCAACAGATAGCCCGGTGTTAATGGCTGCGAAGGCAACATTGCGTAACGGTTCGCCTGTTATCCTAGGCATTTCAACAAATGATGCTCTTGGCTTAAATTCTTTAAATATAATGAAGCTACTAAATGCCAAAAACATTTACTTTATCCCATTTGGGCAGGACTCACCGCATTCAAAGCCAAATTCTTTGATTGCTGATTTTGAACAAATGGTGGCCACTGTTCATGAAGCAATTACTGAGAAAAAGCAATTACAACCGCTGTTGATACAATATTTCAAATAA
- a CDS encoding aspartate-semialdehyde dehydrogenase has translation MTKQLTVAVVGATGAVGTKMMEQLIKRNFPIGDIKFLASARSAGKSIEFNGKTYTIEEATPEAFEGVNVALFSAGGSVSAVLAPEAAKRGAVVIDNTSHFRMDPEVPLVVPEVNRGDLAKHKGIIANPNCSTIQMMAALEPIRNAFGLTKIIVSTYQAVSGAGVSAIQELKAQSTNWDAGKDVEANILPSGSDKRHYPIARNVIPQIDKFTDNGFTYEEMKMINETKKIMNAPELKVAATCVRVPVVSGHSESVYIEVEKEATVQEIFEVLRSAPGVILQDDIATQTYPMPIYAEGEDATFVGRIRQDLDNKKGFHLWIVSDNLLKGAALNSIQIAEALLEDNLL, from the coding sequence ATGACAAAGCAGTTAACAGTTGCAGTTGTTGGGGCAACAGGAGCAGTAGGAACAAAAATGATGGAGCAGCTTATTAAACGTAATTTTCCGATTGGAGATATTAAGTTTTTAGCTTCTGCTCGTTCAGCAGGAAAATCAATCGAGTTTAATGGTAAGACCTATACAATAGAAGAAGCGACACCTGAAGCTTTTGAGGGCGTCAATGTCGCTTTATTCTCTGCTGGTGGCTCGGTATCTGCCGTACTTGCACCAGAAGCAGCAAAACGCGGTGCAGTAGTGATCGATAATACGAGCCATTTCCGCATGGATCCAGAGGTACCACTAGTTGTACCAGAAGTAAATCGTGGTGATCTTGCTAAGCATAAAGGAATTATTGCGAATCCAAACTGCTCTACCATTCAAATGATGGCTGCACTTGAACCTATTCGTAATGCATTTGGCTTAACAAAAATTATCGTATCGACATACCAAGCTGTTTCAGGTGCAGGTGTTTCTGCCATTCAGGAATTAAAGGCACAAAGTACAAACTGGGATGCAGGTAAGGATGTAGAAGCAAATATTTTACCTTCTGGTAGCGACAAACGTCACTATCCAATCGCTCGTAATGTCATTCCACAAATTGATAAATTTACAGACAATGGCTTTACATACGAGGAAATGAAGATGATTAATGAAACGAAAAAAATCATGAATGCACCAGAGCTAAAAGTTGCTGCAACTTGCGTTCGCGTGCCAGTCGTTTCAGGACATTCTGAGTCTGTTTATATTGAGGTAGAGAAAGAAGCAACGGTACAAGAGATTTTTGAAGTATTACGCAGTGCACCAGGTGTGATATTACAAGATGATATCGCAACACAAACTTACCCAATGCCTATCTATGCAGAAGGGGAAGATGCTACTTTTGTAGGACGTATCCGTCAAGATTTAGACAACAAAAAAGGATTCCACCTATGGATCGTTTCCGACAATCTTTTAAAAGGGGCTGCATTGAACTCAATCCAAATTGCAGAAGCATTGCTGGAGGATAACTTACTATAA
- the dapA gene encoding 4-hydroxy-tetrahydrodipicolinate synthase, protein MNLGRIGTAMITPFKEDGTINYPELERIINHLIDNGTDCIVACGTTSENPTMSTEEKIEVVRFTVEKVAGRVPVIAGTGDNETAYSIAMTHKAEENGADGIMLVAPYYNKPNQRGIFAHFETIAKETSLPVMLYNVPGRTGVNVAYETSVALSKIPNIAWIKEASGNLVQMGDIIENVDSNDNFLVYSGDDGLTLPLLAIGGAGIISVAAHVVGNDMQLMIKAFEEGNHELAAKIHRALLPLVRALFAQPNPSPVKYAMTKLGFDTINVRLPMMEMTDEEKENFDQIWDTYQDKARGFRKISSFS, encoded by the coding sequence ATGAATTTAGGGCGAATTGGAACGGCGATGATTACGCCGTTCAAAGAAGATGGCACGATTAATTATCCAGAACTAGAACGTATTATTAATCATTTGATTGATAATGGTACAGATTGTATTGTCGCATGTGGCACAACCTCTGAAAACCCAACTATGTCCACAGAAGAAAAAATTGAAGTTGTACGCTTTACAGTAGAAAAAGTAGCAGGCCGTGTACCCGTAATTGCGGGTACAGGGGATAACGAAACTGCTTACTCTATTGCAATGACGCACAAGGCTGAAGAAAATGGTGCAGATGGTATTATGCTTGTAGCACCATATTATAATAAGCCAAATCAACGCGGTATTTTTGCGCACTTTGAAACAATTGCTAAAGAAACAAGTTTACCTGTCATGCTTTATAATGTGCCAGGACGTACGGGTGTCAATGTTGCCTATGAAACTTCCGTTGCTTTAAGTAAAATTCCTAATATTGCATGGATTAAAGAAGCAAGCGGCAATTTAGTTCAAATGGGCGATATTATTGAAAATGTTGATTCAAATGATAATTTCTTAGTATATAGTGGGGATGATGGTTTAACACTTCCACTATTAGCAATCGGCGGAGCAGGTATTATTTCAGTGGCTGCCCATGTAGTTGGTAATGATATGCAATTAATGATTAAAGCGTTTGAAGAAGGAAATCACGAGCTAGCAGCCAAAATTCACCGAGCATTATTACCACTTGTACGTGCGCTGTTCGCACAACCAAATCCTTCGCCTGTAAAATATGCGATGACCAAATTAGGCTTTGATACAATCAACGTTCGTCTGCCAATGATGGAAATGACGGATGAAGAAAAAGAAAACTTTGACCAAATTTGGGATACGTATCAAGATAAGGCGAGAGGCTTTAGAAAAATAAGTAGCTTTAGCTAA